A single window of Nasonia vitripennis strain AsymCx chromosome 4, Nvit_psr_1.1, whole genome shotgun sequence DNA harbors:
- the LOC100123613 gene encoding uricase isoform X2 codes for MSKFGSLSNGSMSMMSSRGGGSSSRGKSNLAVNIGQNNEMCLMAGRKETFANDPQMTFPGQGVVRPNLIAGREDGSDQFELGAYGYGKNNVKLLYVRRENALRHEIREYEIDVHLRLSTQKDYLVGDNRDIIATDSQKNTVYLMAKKHGVKSPEEFAIILCSHFLYQYRHVEEVNVRVEEYPWSRHEVNGVSHNHAFVFTPTATRYCQVTQLRNESPRIRGGLKNLRVLKTTQSSFTDFIQDDYRTLPDANDRIFSTVVTASWDFSTASGVDFDAVWRTVKNCILENFAGPPVSGVYSPSVQNTLYLAERGVLSKVDQIFSIEMQMPNKHYFDIDLSKFSKLVPTENKEVYLPMDKPSGIIYAQLNRKDFNTRSKL; via the exons ATGAGCAAATTCGGTTCGCTGTCCAACGGCTCGATGTCGATGATGAGCAGTCGAGGCGGCGGAAGCTCGTCTCGTGGAAAATCAAATCTCGCCGTCAACATAGGCCAGAACAACGAGATGTGCTTAATGGCCGGAAGGAAAGAAACTTTCGCTAACGACCCACAGATGACTTTTCCAGGACAGGGCGTTGTCAGGCCTAATCTTATCGCCGGCCGAGAGGACGGAAG CGATCAATTCGAGCTCGGCGCCTACGGCTACGGGAAGAACAACGTGAAGCTTCTCTACGTCCGCCGCGAAAACGCCCTGCGCCACGAGATCCGCGAGTACGAGATCGACGTGCATCTGCGTCTAAGCACACAGAAGGATTACCTGGTCGGCGACAACCGGGACATCATAGCTACCGACAGCCAGAAAAACACCGTCTACCTCATGGCCAAAAAACACGGTGTCAAGTCGCCCGAGGAATTCGCCATAATTCTGTGCTCGCACTTCCTCTATCAGTACAGACACGTCGAGGAGGTGAACGTCAGGGTCGAGGAGTATCCCTGGAGCAGACACGAGGTCAACGGTGTGTCCCACAATCACGCGTTCGTGTTCACGCCCACCGCTACGAGGTACTGCCAAGTGACCCAGCTTAGAAACG AGTCGCCGAGGATCCGAGGTGGACTGAAGAACCTGAGGGTGTTGAAGACGACCCAGAGCTCGTTCACGGACTTTATCCAGGACGATTATCGGACTCTGCCCGACGCGAACGATCGCATCTTCAGCACAGTCGTCACCGCCTCCTGGGACTTTTCCACTGCTTCGGGGGTCGATTTCGACGCGGTTTGGCGCACAGTCAAGAATTGCATCCTCGAGAATTTCGCCGGTCCGCCGGTCAGCGGAGTTTACTCGCCGAGTGTGCAGAATACGCTCTATCTCGCCGAAAGGGGAGTTCTCAGCAAGGTCGATCAG ATTTTCAGTATCGAAATGCAGATGCCGAACAAGCACTACTTCGACATCGATCTGAGCAAGTTCTCGAAACTGGTGCCAACGGAGAACAAGGAAGTTTACCTGCCGATGGACAAGCCCTCCGGGATCATCTACGCGCAGCTGAATAGGAAAGATTTCAACACGAGGTCGAAGCTTTGA
- the LOC100123632 gene encoding akirin-2, whose product MACATLKRSLEFDPVHSHGRPSKRRRCVPMCVSPPVTTASPTSTSKPPSASSFGEIAAKMTPEKMADNIREEIRRLQRRKQLQLNPQSAPSELEPPASPQPAPSSSTSTNSSPSSKEKPLFTFRQVGLICERMLKEQETQIREEYDQILNMKLSEQYDAFVKFTYDQIQKRFESAAAPSYLS is encoded by the exons ATGGCCTGCGCCACCCTCAAGAGGTCCCTGGAGTTCGACCCGGTGCACAGCCACGGCCGGCCAAGCAAGAGGCGACGATGTGTGCCTATGTGCGTGTCGCCCCCGGTGACGACCGCCTCGCCGACCAGCACATCCAAGCCCCCGAGCGCCTCGTCCTTCGGCGAGATCGCCGCCAAGATGACGCCTG AGAAAATGGCAGACAACATCAGAGAAGAAATTCGCAGATTGCAAAGACGCAAACAGCTACAGCTCAATCCACAGAGTGCTCCTTCTGAATTGGAACCTCCAGCCAGTCCTCAACCTGCTCCATCCAGCTCAACTAGTACCAATTCCAGTCCCAGCAGCAAAGAAAAGCCTCTTTTTACTTTCAGACAG GTCGGCTTGATCTGCGAAAGAATGCTCAAAGAACAGGAAACACAAATTCGAGAAGAATACGATCAGATCTTGAACATGAAGCTTTCAGAACAGTATGATGCTTTTGTCAAATTTACATATGACCAGATTCAGAAGCGATTTGAATCGGCAGCTGCACCCAGCT acTTGTCCTAA
- the LOC100123613 gene encoding uricase isoform X1, whose amino-acid sequence MSKFGSLSNGSMSMMSSRGGGSSSRGKSNLAVNIGQNNEMCLMAGRKETFANDPQMTFPGQGVVRPNLIAGREDGSSDQFELGAYGYGKNNVKLLYVRRENALRHEIREYEIDVHLRLSTQKDYLVGDNRDIIATDSQKNTVYLMAKKHGVKSPEEFAIILCSHFLYQYRHVEEVNVRVEEYPWSRHEVNGVSHNHAFVFTPTATRYCQVTQLRNESPRIRGGLKNLRVLKTTQSSFTDFIQDDYRTLPDANDRIFSTVVTASWDFSTASGVDFDAVWRTVKNCILENFAGPPVSGVYSPSVQNTLYLAERGVLSKVDQIFSIEMQMPNKHYFDIDLSKFSKLVPTENKEVYLPMDKPSGIIYAQLNRKDFNTRSKL is encoded by the exons ATGAGCAAATTCGGTTCGCTGTCCAACGGCTCGATGTCGATGATGAGCAGTCGAGGCGGCGGAAGCTCGTCTCGTGGAAAATCAAATCTCGCCGTCAACATAGGCCAGAACAACGAGATGTGCTTAATGGCCGGAAGGAAAGAAACTTTCGCTAACGACCCACAGATGACTTTTCCAGGACAGGGCGTTGTCAGGCCTAATCTTATCGCCGGCCGAGAGGACGGAAG CAGCGATCAATTCGAGCTCGGCGCCTACGGCTACGGGAAGAACAACGTGAAGCTTCTCTACGTCCGCCGCGAAAACGCCCTGCGCCACGAGATCCGCGAGTACGAGATCGACGTGCATCTGCGTCTAAGCACACAGAAGGATTACCTGGTCGGCGACAACCGGGACATCATAGCTACCGACAGCCAGAAAAACACCGTCTACCTCATGGCCAAAAAACACGGTGTCAAGTCGCCCGAGGAATTCGCCATAATTCTGTGCTCGCACTTCCTCTATCAGTACAGACACGTCGAGGAGGTGAACGTCAGGGTCGAGGAGTATCCCTGGAGCAGACACGAGGTCAACGGTGTGTCCCACAATCACGCGTTCGTGTTCACGCCCACCGCTACGAGGTACTGCCAAGTGACCCAGCTTAGAAACG AGTCGCCGAGGATCCGAGGTGGACTGAAGAACCTGAGGGTGTTGAAGACGACCCAGAGCTCGTTCACGGACTTTATCCAGGACGATTATCGGACTCTGCCCGACGCGAACGATCGCATCTTCAGCACAGTCGTCACCGCCTCCTGGGACTTTTCCACTGCTTCGGGGGTCGATTTCGACGCGGTTTGGCGCACAGTCAAGAATTGCATCCTCGAGAATTTCGCCGGTCCGCCGGTCAGCGGAGTTTACTCGCCGAGTGTGCAGAATACGCTCTATCTCGCCGAAAGGGGAGTTCTCAGCAAGGTCGATCAG ATTTTCAGTATCGAAATGCAGATGCCGAACAAGCACTACTTCGACATCGATCTGAGCAAGTTCTCGAAACTGGTGCCAACGGAGAACAAGGAAGTTTACCTGCCGATGGACAAGCCCTCCGGGATCATCTACGCGCAGCTGAATAGGAAAGATTTCAACACGAGGTCGAAGCTTTGA
- the LOC100123624 gene encoding transcription initiation factor IIB — protein sequence MAAHSRSDTNKVCCYAHPEAPLIEDYRAGDQICSECGLVVGDRVIDVGSEWRTFSNDKAGTDPSRVGGPENPLLNGSDLSTIIGPGTGAASFDAFGVSKYQNRRTMNSSDRTLINAFREINAMADRINLPRTIVDRANNLFKQVHDGKNLKGRSNDAIASACLYIACRQEGVPRTFKEICAVSKISKKEIGRCFKLILKALETSVDLITTGDFMSRFCSNLGLPNMVQRAATHIARKAVDIDIVPGRSPISVTAAAIYMASQASDDKKSQKEIGDIAGVADVTIRQSYKLMFPHAARLFPEDFKFTTPIDQLPQM from the exons ATGGCTGCTCACTCAAG GTCGGACACAAACAAAGTCTGTTGTTATGCTCATCCCGAAGCTCCACTGATAGAAGATTACAGAGCTGGTGATCAAATTTGTTCAGAATGTGGATTAGTAGTGGGAGACCG AGTAATAGATGTAGGTTCAGAGTGGAGAACATTTAGCAATGACAAAGCCGGTACTGATCCATCTCGTGTTGGTGGTCCGGAAAACCCTCTTCTCAATGGATCAGATTTGTCCACAATCATTGGTCCTGGTACAGGGGCTGCATCGTTCGATGCATTTGGTGTGTCAAAATATCAGAATAGACGGACT ATGAATAGTTCGGATAGAACGCTAATAAATGCGTTTCGTGAAATCAATGCTATGGCAGATCGTATCAATCTTCCAAGAACAATTGTTGATAGAGCAAATAATCTTTTCAAGCAAGTGCACGATGGTAAAAATCTGAAAGGGCGCTCAAACGACGCCATTGCCTCGGCATGTTTGTACATTGCTTGCCGTCAGGAAGGAGTGCCTCGTACATTTAAAGAAATCTGCGCCGTCAGTAAAATAAGCAAAAAAGAAATAGGGCGATGTTTCAAACTTATTCTGAAAGCACTGGAAACAAGCGTGGATCTTATTACTACTGGTGACTTTATGTCCAGATTTTGTTCAAACTTGGGTTTGCCAAATATGGTACAGAGAGCAGCTACGCACATTGCAAGGAAGGCTGTGGATATAGACATCGTGCCTGGAAGATCTCCCATATCAGTTACTGCTGCTGCCATTTACATGGCATCACAG GCTTCCGACGacaaaaaatcacaaaaagaAATTGGAGATATCGCTGGTGTTGCGGACGTGACAATCAGGCAATCATACAAATTAATGTTCCCACATGCAGCACGCCTGTTCCCAGAAGACTTCAAATTTACTACTCCTATTGATCAATTGCCGCAAATGTAG